From Larus michahellis chromosome 5, bLarMic1.1, whole genome shotgun sequence, the proteins below share one genomic window:
- the ASB5 gene encoding ankyrin repeat and SOCS box protein 5 isoform X3: MSRIYNCNWLEVPWGDGDLGSWADRSPLHEAASQGRLLSLKTLLSQGYNVDTLTIDQVTPLHEACLGDHVGCARILLEAGANVNATTIDGVTPLFNACSRGSAACAELLLEYGAKAQWESCLPSPTHEAASRGHSECLEVLISWGIDVDQDLPHLGTPLYVACVSQQIHCIRKLLYAGANVQKGKHLETPLHAAAQQPSAEIVSLLLEFGADINAKNTDLERPVDLAAPSSLVERLLLLHEATPSSLCQLCRLCIRNYIGRARLHLVPQLQLPTILKNFLQYR; encoded by the exons ATGAGTAGGATTTATAATTGCAATTGGCTGGAAGTGCCATGGGGAGATGGAGATTTAG GTTCTTGGGCAGATCGCTCACCTCTGCATGAGGCAGCCAGTCAAGGACGTCTTCTTTCTCTAAAGACTTTATTGTCACAG GGGTACAATGTCGACACCCTGACAATTGACCAAGTCACTCCCCTCCATGAAGCCTGCCTGGGAGACCACGTAGGCTGTGCGAGAATCCTTCTTGAAGCAGGAGCAAAT GTGAATGCTACGACGATAGACGGAGTGACGCCTTTGTTCAATGCGTGCTCCCGAGGCAGCGCGGCGTGTGCCGAGCTCCTGCTGGAGTACGGCGCCAAAGCCCAGTGGGagtcctgcctgccctccccaacGCACGAAGCCGCCAGCAGAG GTCACAGCGAGTGCCTGGAGGTGCTGATTTCCTGGGGGATCGACGTCGACCAAGATCTTCCCCATTTAGGAACGCCTCTGTACGTAGCGTGCGTTTCACAGCAGATCCACTGTATTCGGAAGCTTCTCTATGCAG GTGCCAACGTGCAGAAAGGCAAACACTTGGAGACGCCGCTGCACGCCGCTGCCCAGCAGCCCAGCGCCGAGATCGTCAGCCTGCTCCTGGAATTCGGGGCGGACATCAACGCCAAAAACACCGATTTGGAGAGGCCGGTGGATTTAGCCGCTCCGAGCAGTTTAGTggagaggctgctgctcctccacgAAG CCACCCCGTCCTCTCTGTGCCAGCTCTGCCGACTGTGCATCCGAAATTACATCGGGAGGGCCCGGCTGCACCTCGTCCCCCAGCTCCAGTTGCCAACAATACTCAAGAACTTCTTACAGTATAGATAA
- the ASB5 gene encoding ankyrin repeat and SOCS box protein 5 isoform X2, with protein MTTNAALQRSQSLPKRRLESRGERPAKRKASWGILTSQGSWADRSPLHEAASQGRLLSLKTLLSQGYNVDTLTIDQVTPLHEACLGDHVGCARILLEAGANVNATTIDGVTPLFNACSRGSAACAELLLEYGAKAQWESCLPSPTHEAASRGHSECLEVLISWGIDVDQDLPHLGTPLYVACVSQQIHCIRKLLYAGANVQKGKHLETPLHAAAQQPSAEIVSLLLEFGADINAKNTDLERPVDLAAPSSLVERLLLLHEATPSSLCQLCRLCIRNYIGRARLHLVPQLQLPTILKNFLQYR; from the exons ATGACAACAAACGCTGCCCTTCAGAGGAGCCAGAGCCTCCCCAAAAGACGCTTAGAAAGTCGAGGGGAGCGTCCTGCGAAACGAAAAGCTAGCTGGGGTATTCTGACCAGCCAAG GTTCTTGGGCAGATCGCTCACCTCTGCATGAGGCAGCCAGTCAAGGACGTCTTCTTTCTCTAAAGACTTTATTGTCACAG GGGTACAATGTCGACACCCTGACAATTGACCAAGTCACTCCCCTCCATGAAGCCTGCCTGGGAGACCACGTAGGCTGTGCGAGAATCCTTCTTGAAGCAGGAGCAAAT GTGAATGCTACGACGATAGACGGAGTGACGCCTTTGTTCAATGCGTGCTCCCGAGGCAGCGCGGCGTGTGCCGAGCTCCTGCTGGAGTACGGCGCCAAAGCCCAGTGGGagtcctgcctgccctccccaacGCACGAAGCCGCCAGCAGAG GTCACAGCGAGTGCCTGGAGGTGCTGATTTCCTGGGGGATCGACGTCGACCAAGATCTTCCCCATTTAGGAACGCCTCTGTACGTAGCGTGCGTTTCACAGCAGATCCACTGTATTCGGAAGCTTCTCTATGCAG GTGCCAACGTGCAGAAAGGCAAACACTTGGAGACGCCGCTGCACGCCGCTGCCCAGCAGCCCAGCGCCGAGATCGTCAGCCTGCTCCTGGAATTCGGGGCGGACATCAACGCCAAAAACACCGATTTGGAGAGGCCGGTGGATTTAGCCGCTCCGAGCAGTTTAGTggagaggctgctgctcctccacgAAG CCACCCCGTCCTCTCTGTGCCAGCTCTGCCGACTGTGCATCCGAAATTACATCGGGAGGGCCCGGCTGCACCTCGTCCCCCAGCTCCAGTTGCCAACAATACTCAAGAACTTCTTACAGTATAGATAA